The Myripristis murdjan chromosome 6, fMyrMur1.1, whole genome shotgun sequence sequence TCCTATCATGGGACTGCCGTCATCAGGCTTGTTGCATCCGGGACAGATCCAGATCTGGTTTCCCCATTCATCTCGGATCTTGGGTAAACACAGATAATAGTTAAGTATTAGTAACACATGGCTTAGTGAGGTAATAGCCATTTTGGGTGATGAAAAGGTATTACAAAATTGAATTCTCTTGTATACGAAGTGTAGTTTGTGTATCATTTCTCAAGCTCAAGAAAATTTGTAGGTGAAATGTACTGCATTGAAGATTTACCTCGCTTTACTGTTACTGCGTACACTAGTGTTGTGAAAAGTATCACTTTTTTGCTGACTATTGATACAGGAGGTCTGAAGTGACACCAAGTAACCAGTGTGCCACACATTCAATACCAGCCTATTGTGGTACTATTGCGCAAGAAACAGCAGCAACCTGATCTGGGGAAGctgcaaactaacaaaaaaaaaaaaaaaaaaggtaacataAACCTATATTCAGCAgtgcactcagacacacacacacacacacacacacacacacacacacacacaggtaggcatacacacacacacacacacacacacacacacacacacacacacacacacacacacacatacacacacacacacaaacacacacacacacacagagcccacGTACAGCAGCCTCGTCTTTTGCCTCTCACCTAATCTTTCTTCTCACCTCTGTGCCGTCTTTAACGTCATGTTGAACAATTTTATGAAGCATGATAGGCACCAGCACACAGTCCAGGACAAAGAACACTGATAcaacaaactgaaaactgtTCTGCCTACATTAATGGATATTGATATGTTCAGATATACTCAGATAAGTCTCAGTTACAGTTGTACCACAGCAAGTtattctttgttctttgttggaCAGAACCTCGTCTGTCATCTGCCATTTACACTCTGCTCGTATTTTTCATATGGCTTGATAGCTTctaattatttttctcttaaattaCTTTGACATCATTTTCACAGGTGACAAGTAACTGTTTTGATACAATTAAGAGGCAACAATTatagtaaataaaacaaatttactaaaaaaaactTACTAAAACAAACgatcctgttttgtgtgcctaGGGTGTTTCTTCCCCTGGTAttgaaaaatgtatcaaatatATGCCTAAGACATATGCCTAAAACTTTCATTGGTATGACAATGAAGTTCAAATCCTTGTATCATCACGTCATTTCAGTGTGAGTCTGCACCAACACCGTAGTACGTATGCCGTAAACCACAGAAGAGTAATGTAAATATACTACTGCATACTGCAGCAATCCGTTCTTTTGGTTTTTCAAGCCAGGTAACTGCCACTTTATCAACCTGAGAGGTGTGGAGGGTGGGCACTCACCACATAGGTGCTGACGGTCTCAGTTACGACGCTGCGTACTGGCGTTCTGAGGGAGCTGGCTGAGGTGAGCATAGAGGTAGGGGAAAGCATCGATGAAGGCGTGGCAGCAGGGGGAAGAGGTGAGGCAGGAGGGGCCAGAGAGGGTGCAATGGGCGAGAGAAGTGGAGGTGGCGGGGGTGTCCGAGGGCGATTTCCAGGTGTAGATTTGGAAGCAGGAGTCTTGGGCACTGGTGTTTTGGGCTCTGTATTTGGGACCACCTTGCTGATAACACTGGTGATTGAGAGAAAgatagaccaaaaaaaaaaaaaaaacaactgtgagggcaaaaatcaagaaatcaaagaaatcaaaaatagAATGACTTTTGCAATAAATGCACAAGAAATGGTCTTTGCAAGACTGGCAGAGACAATCAACTTTTACAATACATACTGGCATGCAGGAGGACCTCACACCTCAAGAAGTAAGGCCCAATTAGAATACACTTACATTTTGTCCTGGCCAGCTCCCACTCTGAGAGTCAGTCTGGGGATGACTGGAGATGGCACAGCTGATGGGGTCTCTACTTTCACCTGGGGAAACAGAAAGGACAGAAAGTACAGCAAATTTCAGTAACATAGTAATTGATCCTTTGGTTATTACAGGTATATACTGACgactagaaaaacaaaacaaaaaaatgctacCTTCTCTAATCgaattctctctttttctttctctttctccttttctcgcttttctttttccctctccttctctttcctcttttcttctttctccctctccttttctttggCCTTTTCTCgctccttttccttctccttttctttctttttcttcttctccttcttgtctttcttcttgTCCTTCTCCTTAGTCTTGACTTCTTTATCCGGGAGGATTGGGGGCAGAGGAGGCAGCATGGAGGGTATCCGTAAGCAAGCGGAGGGGCTGAACAGTGGCTGGACTTCGCCCAAACCAAAGGGGGTCAACGCAGATAGTTTCTGCCTGTCGTCCTTACTCCTGTCTTTACCCTTGTCCCGcttatctttgtcttttttactcttttctttATCCTTCTTTTTAtctttgtgtttctccttctccttcctggAGCCATCTCCATCTCTGTTCTTAATTTTAATGGAAGCCTCAGGCACAGGAAAGTCTCGCGGACGGAAGTGATCATCATCCTTACTTCCGTACTCCTTCCAGGGCATCTTTCCTTCCTTGGAAAACTCCTTGTTCTTATCCCTGTTCTTATCcttattcttttctttccccttgCTCTTATCTTTGTCCCGGTCTTTATCTTTTGGCTtgtctttttccttcttcttcatttttgttttaagctccttcttcaactttttttttatgtctactGTCGAGACCGTCTTATTCTTCTCCTCAAAAGCCTTAAGCAGGGGTTCAGGAGTAGGTGGCGAGGCTGATCCTGATGACATGTACTGTCCTTGGTTTTGAGAGGGGACTGATGGACCGCCCTGATTGACCTTCCGAATCACTTCATTGATTGAGTCATCCATAGTCCAGTTTCCTGGGCCTGCATTCATGTGTAGCAGTGACGTGTCTTTCACAGAGCTGTTGGTTCCAATCGGGATTTTAGGCGTAGGCTGCTCCATGATGGTGAGTCTTCTAGGGCTGGAGAACCCATTGCTCTCTGATTCAGAGCCTGACGAGAAAGCAAAAGGGTCAGGCTCCCGCTCAGCACATGCTCTGGCAATCACAGCATCAATAGAGTCATCAATGGCCGTGTTGTCAGGCTCTAGTTTCCTGAAGTGTGCTTCAGCTATCTCCCGGTCCTCCATACTCTGACGCATGTGGATGTTCTCTTTACCCATCCTCTCGCTCAGCGTCGACAGAGGAAGCTTATGCAAACTATCTGTCTTGCTCTGAGGTTGAGATGCTTTGGCAGAACCCGTCTTTGGGCTCTTGGGGCTTTTTGGACTCTTGGTCCTGCCTGGGGATTTCTTCCTCTCCTTAGAAGATTTTGGAGAACGGATGGGACTGCCACCCACAGGTCCAGCAATGACCCCTTTAGGGGACTTAGTCCGTGGTCTGCCAGGGGATGAGACCTTAGGCTTTCTTCCTTGAGTTCCATGGGACTTATGATCAGAGTGTCTCGGTACAACTGGCTGCGGTCTGAAGGAGGACGGGGTTCCAGTGGGTGTTTCAGGGGACAGGGAGCCGAGGCTGTCATGAGAAGGCAGCATGCCTGGAGGAACACGCTGTGGGTTGAGGGACGTGAGGGGTTCCCTGGGCTCAACCCCCCATTCTGGGCTGAGGCCAGGATGCATGCGGGGTCTCTTGGAAGTGGGCATCATGCCCATAGCTGCATCAGGACTGTCCAAGTGCCGCTTCAGTGGGTGGTTCTCATCATTGACTGCTTCATCTTCCTCaacttcctcctcatcctcatctagTGGCACTTGCATAGCTTCAGCTGAGGTGCCCATGGCAGCAGgaacctcttcctcctcctcttctagagagaaaaggaggaaaaaaaagtgagttaaagcCTACTATACAATATATTGCATGGCTCATACATTTTACATGGTTTTCAATGGCTTTTCTGTGACTTATCATgacaatttatttcaaaaattgTATATCAGCTAGGCGTGGACCAATAAATccataatgcaatatattgcagtaCTTTCTCTTGTGAGACATTACTGATACACTTGTGTCAAGTGTCGATATTTGAGTATTCAACTTAGCACAGATAGCACATCTTAGTTTCTGTGAGGCTTATTTGTTCCCTGCGATTAGGTGTTTTATGTGGAACTGTTCTATTATGTTTATGTGACAGTCACTGTGgatattaaaacactgaaaaaacacaactgattcCTGTTTGTTGAAAATTGTTCATGATACAATCATTatcatgaataaaataatgtgattttttcgTGTCACGAGCTAGCAAGTGGAGAACAAATGACTAAGAGATATACACCTAAATACTTCTTTCTCAATTTTTTGACTGCATTCTGCATTCACcacaaatattgaaaataattaCTCAGAGGTAAAACATGCTAATAAGCCTACTGatgcatgcacgcatacacacacaaaagaaatacTAAAGCTCCAACACAAGGAAtccaccattattattattattattattattagttaatTGGTCAGTCAATATACAGAGTTGAAGCTGCTTTAGTCGGTTAGTTAATTTTGTGGGATAATCTTAaattaatcttaatcttaaactttattttcaaattaactTACTTTTTCCAGGTTTTCATGAACATATAAATCCTATAATTATTAAATTAGGATATAAACACAAGAAGAAATGTGTATATAACTGTTATAAATACTGACCCTCTTGTAAGGAGACCAGAGGTGGCAGGTAATCTGGAATGtattccttcctctcctctgcatctCGGGCTCCAGGCTGGGGGAACTGCAGGACGTTGTTTTTGCTGACGGGGAAGAGCGGTGTCTGATGGGCAAAGCCCACAGGCTCCAGGTTGTGGACATAGTCCTCCAGTTCACTCAAACTCACCCCCAGCAGCCTGAAGGCCTGACTGACATCATCCAACACTGGATCTGTACGTCCATCTGAAGAAAATGCATCAGCacaagccaaaaaacaaacaaaccaaaagcaTGAGCATGAATTCTTGCATGATTACTGTACATTGACCACTTTTCACTGGCCCTAATGACAGTTTGAGACACATGTTTCTGGCAAAGCACTGCAGCCACTGGGGGGTATGTGGCTGATGTTGACATCTGAGCTGAACAACTCAATATACTCAACTGGTTGCAGATTGATGGAGTGAAACATTATAcagctaatacagtaaataGGTAACCGATCTTTGTCACACAAACCTCCTCTGCCAGTCTGTTTACCACAGCTGGCAAGTATCACAGCAATATTAACATGACATGACTGGAGGCTTAGCTAGTTAGCTACTGTACTTTTTGACAGCCAGTCTTTGCTAGCTATTAGGCCTCACGCTGCGGGGGCGCTGTTCAGAGCGGGCAGGCTTGTTGGTAACAACAACGTGATCGTCTATTTAACATGATCATTTTTCAGGTAATCCGgataataaatgtaaaacttacAAAGCTCGGAATAACGATGGCAGCCCCTGGCCAACTGCTGGATATATCGATGCAGGACATCGGACAACAGATCGCAGGCAGTGAGCTGAACCGCATCCCAGCCCAGTGCCTGGCAGATCTGCGCCACCGAAACACGCAGCAGCGAGCGGGCATAGCTCTCGCACATCTCGCTGACTTGTTGCGGTCTATTCCGGTCAATCCCCTATCCAAAACATGCTGCCGGTCTTCATGTTTCATGAAACCCGCGAGGGGCCTGAGAAAACACGGTATGGTTGCTAAATTCGGACATCTACTTTAGTAAATATATTGGCGCTTTCGCCAGAGTCGCCATCTTGATTCCATCGACAGACCCATCCCCAAAGTTTTGACTGCGCATGTGCACCAGGATGCGTCTGCCCACAGCACTCAAGTGTATTCGAGGGACTCAACACTCACTGATAATGCGCATCGTCggtcctcctctcttcctccctggtTCACTGTTTAGAAACTTAGACGATGGAGCCTCTGGACTATGGGAGGCGTGTTGTGTCGAGACTCGACTCAAAAATCATTCTTTCCATTTCGAGCATTCCTGAAACGTGCTGATTGCTTTTCAATCGTTAGGAGATTCTAGTCCCTAAATTACTCCCAGTTTCTCTTTAGAGACGGAGGATCCCATGAGCAGAACCGATAAGCAATTGATGTCGTCCTTTCTGAGAAAAAAGATAAGTTATATATGGATTAAACGGGTAATTGTAGTCCTAACTTCCAGCCGCTGGAGTTTGTAACGTCCGAAGCCGCATCACATCTCGTGATAAAATGTATCCGTCACCCCATacctgtcatttaaaaaaataataataataataataataataataataatgataataattgtCATAAAATAATTGACAAATCACTATCTGTAATACCCAGGTGTGGAACCAAACAGGCTACTGTTATTGAGCCAATTTCAAGGTACCTGTTTTTGAGTATTTAATAAACCCTCAGATGCATATGGGGTCAAAAATTACTccagaggtgtttttttgttttgttttgttttttttgttgttttttttgggcaatatcttagtcattttaaatttttatcatttaatcttccatgtattcctcaaataggttgtctttgacatgaggccatttggatttgtatctaattgttatattttttaagtaattgcattGCCtagggtcaaaaatgaccctaGGCATTTTCTATGGAATTTCAACGGTAAACCCTAGgaacctttgatttttatcaactgtGAATGTCAGGTATACATCTAGTGTTTATCCACACATCTAATGCCAGCAGTGTCACCACTCTGAAGGTtgtttttacacagcaacatacatgtaagtattatcataatttttatacctcagaatatatacactactcacaaaaagttagggatattcggctttcgggtgaaatttcaggatgaacctaaaatgcattataacctttacaggtgaacttaatgtgaccttctgtaaacttttgaatacacatgtccaactgttcaatgtttcagtactttttgcacaagttgctgttctctaacaaggagtttaacggcaaaattcacatcaggtgtttgatgctccagctcatcgaggtcgtatcattagggaacggctgctggagactggggtacctcaaatggagtggcctgcactttctccagacctgcatcccatagaaaacctatgggatcagctgagtcgccgtgtagaggctcggagctctgtaccccagaacctcaatgtcctgagggccgcccttcaagaagagtgggatgccatgcctcagcagacaataagtcgacttgtgaacagcatgagacgtcgttgtcaagctgtaattgatgctcaagggcacatgacaagttattgacactgacattttttgttgtggtatatccaccactgttgttggcttttgtttcaagaaattgtttgagatgaggaaatcaccagtgtatgcttctacttaaatgccctactttcatgatataatgtcactgtagtgtgaactttttacattttccataaatttcacccaaaagccaaatatccctaactttttgtgagtagtgtatatgatGACTGGAAGGTAACCCACACCTACCAACCTACATCACTGAAGCAATGGGAAGGTGTagaatgacaaaagctgcaatccagccacaggagagaagcagacagggccagcagaagagaaagaggcgCAAGATGTGTCCAAGAAACAAAGATCGCAAAGCCAGCAATAGCtgttggaaatgcagtgacaaacaatgaatgttgacgttttgatagctgcattgatagcaatattttgatcaaatgaaagaaggtgatAAATTAGGGCTACTCAACTTAAATGGCTCAGGGGCCGCTCAGCAAAAGTCAGCTGTGTCCAGGGGCCAcaagctaaccctaaccctaaccctaaccctaacccttgacCCCACTCATGTAAGAGTGTAGGGTTTGGTGagccatgcatctaagggttaataAAGCTTAAGCACATTTTTGCTGAAGTACAGTAAATTACAACCTTCACAGTAAACCTGATAAACCTGAGGACTCTGGTCAGTAAGCAGGTATGAGGAGACCTACTTTGTTACGACACTTTACAAATGtcctgtaataaataaataaataaataaataaatacaaagtagGACTAACTTAAATACTATTacttgagtacattttaaaccagctactctttctttatttctattcttTAGGGTAGTGCTTCTGCCTAACAAAGATGCACACCAAGTAACAgcacttctacttgagtagcaattctTAGTTAAGTTACTCTTTGCACCACTGCCTAGCCTTCCGTTATGTGACATCCACTTGTCAAGGCTGTTTAATATTGCTTAAATGAGTTTATTCTTTTCCaactgttattttaaaagtaatgttCTTACAACATTTCCTTCTATGTTGTCACACTTCACAAAACTGTACCTGTTATGTGCTATGGCCTCAGTGCAGACATGTCTCAGTAACATATGCCATTATGCTGTCTCTCATTTAATGTTACTGGTGACCTATCTCCTTGTGTTCAAGATAATTATATTTGCTTAACCACTCACTGCCTTAGAACAGAGGTGGTCAATCAAGTCTAATGGAGAGCTGAGAGTCTATAGCTGGTGATTCTCCTGTCTCTGGCTGAAGGTGTAAAGTCATCTGTGTGATCATCTGCTGCACTGACTGACTGGGATGAAgacctgcagactcttggcccTTCATGCCACATGATTGCCCACTCCTGCCAGGCCTTAAAATATATTAAGATCACCAATACATTATATAAAAACCTCAATGCAGGCACTGAATGAAGTCTGTTTCCCCTCCCTTTTTCCTGTCATCTCCACATTTCCCTTCCCTCTGTTCACCAAATTTACTCTTATCTCTCTTATGCTCTTTAGAGTATATCCCAGTAAAGCTTGCTCGATGTCCATTATATTTTATTCCCTTTGCATTCATGTGGCTAACACATTTCCAATAGCCCCATGATAATGGATAACTCCTAGTTCATGTAAAATAAGCTAAATTCTCTAATAAAGCAGATCTCGGTGTCCTCTCATTGAatctaaaatttaaattattgttattttagttGGCTGGCATCACAGCATCTTCACAGCTCATGCAGTTCCTTCATCCCAGCAGTCACTGACAGCATAAAGGCCTgaaaagtgtatgtgtgtctgtgtgtgtgtgtgttgggtggggggGTTTATGAGATTATGAGATTGTGCATTCATAAATTAACTTAAAAGGTTTGCTTTATTATTCACTGCACTTTACTTTTTGAATTCAATGAGTATAACATTACATCtagtttgggttagggttagggttagggttagtttcaAAAATCCACAAGGAGAGAGAATAGCAAATAATTTTAATTGCTGAACATTAAAGAGGTAACAGTAATATGTCAGAATATGAACAGTCGATGCATCCTTTCACTTCggtaacattaacattaatgcTCTGTGTCATGGAAATGCGAGGGCCATACACCGTCCACCATCTTGACATTTCTTTTATTGCAAATCTCTCTGAACAACTTAATcacaaaaactcaacaaaaaagaaactacACTTACAAGTGTTGAGTTGGGATCAGTGGAAAAACAACGATCCAAAATATCACGCTATTTAAAAATCCttaaatttataataaaatataacataatatacAAACATGTAAATATACATGTCACGCTATTCCTTAAATGTATGATTGATGAATTTACAAATGATCAATATGACAAAACATGTCAGCAGAAATCATATGTCATGCTGAGTTTAAATAGTTGGATCTACTGTATGTTTAAAATAACTATTTTACaggtgattgtttttttctttttgttttttgtcagatgCAACATCATGTTGCTTATCTCCATGGATTTGACTTACAACAGAAATTCTTTAGTGTCACCGTTTGACTTTTGCAGTTCGTTAGACAGTAAATGCTTCACTTGGAGAAAGCATCAGGAAAGAGCTGGTATTCATTGTTAAAATTCCCTTTTTCCCAAATGCACTGTCTGCTGCAGTATCTGTAAGAATcaggaaaaacacattatttcaaCTTAAAAGAAACTTTACATCTTGCACTGTTCAATAACTATAACTTACATATTGTAGATTAACTAAATATACATTAGTGCAAATTCAAGATATACAATGTGCATTTTAAGGAAAAGCAtgataaacatgttttctcagATGATGCAATTTTTGGTTTAGCTTAAAAAATAGCCCCATACATTTTGCACATACACCACTAGCTACATTCCTTTATGAGAGAggaattttgcttttttaaagtgttgCAGAAGAGACTGTGTCAGTCTTTTTTATATAGGATGTTCATTTGAAGCCCTCTTAAATACTTAATTATTAGAGATGTTTATTAGAGATGTTGAACACTGCAAACTAAGTTTTCAATGTTAAGACCACAAGGTAATGGGTCTCTGTGAGGTACAGTTACTGTATTAGTGGCTCACCAGTTATAAAAACAGGGAAGCGGGCTGATATATTTTGGACCTGCAAGCGGACCAGACAATTGAGATAATCCGGCCGATCTCTTGACATGAGGTCACACTCATGGTAAGGCAACACCTCCACAATTCCTGCTTCTTGGCAGCAGCTCATGAAATGCTTcttctcctttgccgctgcactCAACCTAGACACAGAAGTAGTAACTCACTTAGTTCAGCTTCCTGTGTCCTTATTTCCTTTAACATCTGGTGCCATAAAAAAGTAATTATTCACAGGTCTATTAATTTAAGAACAGATTTTATTACTAAAATGTCTGGTACAGTGCTACGAAAGCAAGAAGCAATCATGGTTTTACAACTACCTTGCATTTTCTTTCAGTTGACGGCTGTCTCTGTAGTGTAGCATCCATTTCCACTTACGCTTTTTGCTTAGCTCTTCCACAAACTGTGAAATTTTTGTCATGTTGCCTTAAAAAACATCAGATAGTgaataaaaatggaataaattgAAAGCTGGTATATGAAAAGatctgcaacaacaaaaaaactgacattCTGTAATGGTAAGTGTTTATACCAAGACTGAGGGCCTCCAGTGCTGTTCTCTCAAACATTATAAAACCACCCCCTGTGAGGAGGTCCTGATGGGTGAGGTTCACAATGTCATCTGGTTCGTCAGTTCCAGCAAACAGCACATCTGGTGAGTTCCTGAGTTCAAGCAAGCGTGGAACCTTAGAAAAACAGTGAACAGATTGATGAAAAGAGTTAAAAGGTACTCTAAATGATGGTTATAataaaactgttattttataAGTTTCTTTGCTGCCACTGATGTCACATTGTTTTACACTTTTTGCTGTATTACCTCACAAATGTTCTCTGCGATGTCTTCATTCCGGAGGATGATAAGTAGAGGCGATGAAGACCTATCATCATCAAGGAAGAACTGGGATGGCTGAACCGCTGTATGGCCTTCTGCTTCTAGCAGTGCCTTTTGAACGTCAGAGCACAGTTAATGTCATTGAAACAAAACCATATTAGAACAGCCAAATGTCAGATTTTGGTGTCCTGATGTCATCATGTCTGCTTGGAGACCTCAAGCATTTAATTTCAACCCACACCACGAGGATTACCACATGCttaaaaatgtcatattaaTATTTAACTTGCTTCCACAGTGAGAGTGCTGAcctaactgaaataaaattgaCTAATAACACACATCACATTCCTGTTACTTACTATTTTCACCTATAATATGTTCATTTGGTGTATATAAACAATGCATGCATCCATGCACAGCATGCTATCACAtgtaaaatgcaca is a genomic window containing:
- the taf3 gene encoding transcription initiation factor TFIID subunit 3; the encoded protein is MCESYARSLLRVSVAQICQALGWDAVQLTACDLLSDVLHRYIQQLARGCHRYSELYGRTDPVLDDVSQAFRLLGVSLSELEDYVHNLEPVGFAHQTPLFPVSKNNVLQFPQPGARDAEERKEYIPDYLPPLVSLQEEEEEEEVPAAMGTSAEAMQVPLDEDEEEVEEDEAVNDENHPLKRHLDSPDAAMGMMPTSKRPRMHPGLSPEWGVEPREPLTSLNPQRVPPGMLPSHDSLGSLSPETPTGTPSSFRPQPVVPRHSDHKSHGTQGRKPKVSSPGRPRTKSPKGVIAGPVGGSPIRSPKSSKERKKSPGRTKSPKSPKSPKTGSAKASQPQSKTDSLHKLPLSTLSERMGKENIHMRQSMEDREIAEAHFRKLEPDNTAIDDSIDAVIARACAEREPDPFAFSSGSESESNGFSSPRRLTIMEQPTPKIPIGTNSSVKDTSLLHMNAGPGNWTMDDSINEVIRKVNQGGPSVPSQNQGQYMSSGSASPPTPEPLLKAFEEKNKTVSTVDIKKKLKKELKTKMKKKEKDKPKDKDRDKDKSKGKEKNKDKNRDKNKEFSKEGKMPWKEYGSKDDDHFRPRDFPVPEASIKIKNRDGDGSRKEKEKHKDKKKDKEKSKKDKDKRDKGKDRSKDDRQKLSALTPFGLGEVQPLFSPSACLRIPSMLPPLPPILPDKEVKTKEKDKKKDKKEKKKKKEKEKEKEREKAKEKEREKEEKRKEKEREKEKREKEKEKEKERIRLEKVKVETPSAVPSPVIPRLTLRVGAGQDKIVISKVVPNTEPKTPVPKTPASKSTPGNRPRTPPPPPLLSPIAPSLAPPASPLPPAATPSSMLSPTSMLTSASSLRTPVRSVVTETVSTYVIRDEWGNQIWICPGCNKPDDGSPMIGCDDCDDWYHWPCVGILTAPPEDQQWFCVKCASKKKDKKHKKRKHKLH